A stretch of DNA from Selenomonadales bacterium:
CCCCCCCCAAGATGAGATATCCCACAGCGTAAGCTGGTAAGACCCCAAGTAGACCACTTGGTAGATAGGCCGGGAGTGTAAGAGCAGTAATGCTTTCAGCCGACCGGTACTAATAGGTCGAGGGCTTGACTATAACAATGAATGATTCTCCACTGTTCAGTTTTGAAGGTGCACGATGCGCCTGAGAAATCATGAAACATGAATCATGAAACATGACCTTCGGGTTGCGGCTCACAGTTCATGATTCGCGATTCAAGATTCAAGATTAACACATTTCCGGTGGCAATGGCGGAGGGGACCCACCCGTTCCCATCCCGAACACGGCAGTTAAGCCCTCCAGCGCCGATGGTACTTGGGACGCAAGTCCCTGGGAGAGTAGGACGCTGCCGGAACAAATTTAGTGGCACCCAGGCGTAATGCTTGGGTGCTGCGCCTTTTGGCGGGGATACGACTTTTCTAGCAGTTCATGATTTGTTACAATTAGCATGCTGTAGACGTCTTTTCGTGGAGAGATTGGATAATGTGTAACCACCTATTACGCTGGTAGCCTGAGCGGTTACGGTTATGTTGCTAATATTCGTTAAATGAGGGGGGGGTGAAGCAATTGACAGCAGAGAAGGAAGGCAATAAATATCTAGACCTACTATCTCCTGTTCCGCTGTCGGAAATGTCTCATCCTGAAAAAGGAAAGGCACTGTTAAATGAGAAGATAGTTCCTGAGAAGGAAGCTTTAAGGGAAGTGGCCACAACACTTCTGCAAGCAAAAAGCCCTGTTATTTTTGTGCCGGGGCGGATTCTGCTTTGGGGTTGGGGGGAAGGTGCTTACGAAAAAGCGGAAGCGATAAGAGTTTTAGCGGCGGAAGTTGGCGCGGAGATACTGCCGGTGATGGATGTGCGTCCGGAGTATCCTAAGATGAGAACCGCCACAGAAATAAATCCGTATCACGTAGATTTAGTTATCGGTCATAGTAAGTATGATGTAGCAGTATTCATGGGGGTGGAATGCTCCTATGCCGACGTCGCCTTGAAGATTATTAAAGATGGCACGGGGTGTTACACAGTTGCTTTATGTGGCCACTTAGGGCATGTGGATGCTTCGGCGACTTTCTGCCATATGGGGCGCGACCAAATCGCGGAGTTAGCGGCAGTGGTAGCTGAAGTTAAGGCAGAGAAAACACAACAGTAATTTTGAGGAAGCGGATGTGCTGTGTGCATGGGTAAGCTTGATCTCGGCGCTATTTTTTCGCGCTATGAGGGAACGAGGAGCGATTTGATTCCCATACTTCAAGACACGCAAAGCCTACTGGGCTACTTGCCAGTGGAAAGCCTAAATGAGATCTCAAATTTTCTTTCTGTCCCGGTTAATGAGATTTATGGGGTGGCCACTTTTTACAGCCAGTTCCACTTTACCCGGCAGGGAAAAAATCAAGTTAAAGTATGCTACGGCACTGCTTGTCATGTAAAGGGGGCTCCCCGTTTGATAGAATCCTTTGAGCAGCAGCTTGGCATCAAATGCGGCACGACTAGCGAGAACTATGAGCACAGCCTAGACAAGTTGGCGTGTTTTGGCTGTTGTAGCCTGGCCCCGGTCGCGATGGTAAATGAAGAGATTTTTGCGCAACTTACGCCTGATAAAGTAAGCCTCCTTGTTGACATAAAAATCAGGGGAGGCGAAGGAAAGTCTGGATTGAGGGGAGCGTCACGCTGATGCCTCAGGCGGCATATCAAGTAAGAGTAGGTTTGACTTCATGTGGTGTGGCTGCCGGAGCAAAGGCAGCCTACGTCGCTTTAAGAGCCGATTTGGGGGCAGTAGGGATTGTGCCGCAAGGAATCGGCTGTATCGGCATGTGCTATAACGAGCCCTTAGTAGAAGTAATCACTCCCCAAGGAGAAAGATATGTATATGGCAATGTGACTGCTGAAGATGCCAAGCAAATTGTTAGAGAACATGTTGTGAAAGGTGTGCCGATTGAGAGGCTTTTAGTGCTGCGGCCCGGCCGGGAAGACGCCAACAGTGCTTTTTTGCAGAAGCAGCACCACGTGCTGCTGAAAAATTTCGGGATAATTGACCCGGAAGATATCGAAAGCTATTTACAAGCTGAAGGCTATGTTGCATTAAAAAAAGTGCTGACTACAATGAGTCCGACAGAAGTTATCGCGGAGATTAAAGTATCGGGCTTGCGCGGACGAGGCGGAGCCGGTTTTCCTACCCATATTAAAATGACTGCTACCCGTCAGGCTAAAGGCGAAAAAAGGTACGTGGTCTGTAATGCTGACGAGGGAGACCCCGGCGCATTTATGGACCGCTCGGTGTTAGAGGGAAACCCCCACGCCCTGCTCGAAGGGATGATAATTGCAGCTTACGCCATTGGCGCAGAACACGGCTACATCTATGTGCGTGCCGAGTACCCAATGGCTGTTTCCCGCCTAAAAAGAGCGATTGAACAGGCTGCCCGAAAGAACATCCTCGGCGCAAATATTTTGGGCACAGGTTTCAACTTTAAGTTGGAGATTTTTCAGGGTGCGGGCGCATTTGTTTGCGGAGAAGTTTCTGCGATGCTCCGTTCGATTGAGGGTTTGCGTGGTTGGCCAAAGCCTTTACCTAGACCGAGTGAGAGCGGCTTATGGGGAATGCCCACATTAGCCAATAATGTGAAGACCTTTGCTTTTATCCCCGAAATTATTAACCGTGGCGGAGAGTGGTTTGCCGGCATCGGCACAAAGACCAGTCCGGGCACCGCCGTATTCGCTTTGGCCGGGCAAATCAAGCATACCGGTTTAATTGAGGTCCCCATGGGGATAACGCTGCAGGAAGTTATTTACGACATTGGAGGCGGAGTTGCGGGGGGCTTGGCCTTTAAGGCCGTACAAATAGGTGGCCCTTCGGGAGGCTGCCTGCCAAAGACGCGGCTTGACTTGAAGGTGGACTTTGACTCTTTGCTTGGTGCCGGCGCGATGATGGGCTCGGGTGGCATGATTGTATTGGACGAGACCTCCTGCATGGTAGATATAGCCAAGTATTTCGTGGGGTTTTCTGTGGATGAATCTTGCGGCCAATGTACTCCTTGCCGTGAAGGCACGCAACAATTGCTCAAGATATTAACAGATATAACCAACGGAAAGGGCTCGGAGGAAGATCTTGTCTTGCTTGAGGAAATGAGCAAGGCGATTAGTGCCGGCTCCATTTGCGGCCTTGGGCGAACTGCCCCCAACCCGGTATTAAGCACCCTGCGCTATTTCCGTTCGGAATACGAGGCTCATATTAAGGAGGAAGCATGTCCGGCCCTGCATTGCAAAGCATTCCTGGCCTACTATATCGATGCCGAAAAATGCAAAGCGTGTGGCATGTGTTTGAAGGAATGCCCGGAAAAGGCGATCAGCGGAGAGAAAAGGGTAGCGCATGTGATTGATCAAGCTAAATGCACTACTTGTGGCCTATGTTTTACCGTTTGCCCAGATAAGTTTAAGGCAGTAATGCGTGTCACCGGGCAGCAAAAACGGGAGTTGCTAAAGGGGGCTAAGCGATAAAATGGTCACGCTCTTTATTGATAAGGGAAAGGTCACGGTGCCGACGGGAACGACTGTGCTGGAAGCTGCTCAGGCTGCGGGCAGCTACATCCCTACCCTGTGTTATCACCCTGACCTTTCTACTTTTGGTGGCTGCCGTGTCTGCATGGTGGACGTAAATGGCAAATTTGTGGAGGCCTGTCGCACTCCTGTTGAAGAAGGGGCGGTCGTAGTCACAGATTCGCCGGCGCTGATGGATTTACGCCGCTCGCTGGTGGAGATGGTTTTAATCAACCATAATCCGGACTGTCAGACCTGTGTGCGCAATAATAATTGCGTTTTGCAGGAGGTTACAGCGTACGCCGGCATTACCAAGGAGCGGATGGCCAGGCTACGTCGTGACACCAGTAAAATTCCGACGGACACCACTAATCCGTTCTTTGATTTTGACTATACGCGCTGCGTGCTTTGCGGGATATGCGTCCGCACCTGTCGCGAAATTAATGGCTCAGCAGCGATCGATTTTGCCAACAGAAGTAATGCCACCAGGATTAGCCCGCTTGGCGGCTGGCCTGCCACGGAATCGATTTGTGAGTCTTGTGGCGAGTGTATGGAGCGTTGCCCAACCGGCGCGCTGGCCCGCAAGAATAACCAGGTTCCAGCGCGGGAAGTGAAAACCATTTGCCCCTATTGTGGTACCGGCTGCGGTGTCTACTTAGGTGTGAGGGGCAATAAAATCGTTTCGACCCGCGGTGACCGAGAGAATCCGGTAAATAAGGGTCAGCTTTGCATCAAAGGACGCTTTGGCTACGATTTTGTCGGCCACCCGGACCGTCTTAAAACGCCGCTGATCAAAAAAGACGGGAAGTTTGTGGAGGCCTCTTGGGATGAGGCCCTAACGCTGATAGTCGATAAAATTAAAGAGGCGCAAGGGAGGTACGGACCGGAAGCACTTGGCGGTCTAAGCTCCACGCGCATTGCTAACGAAGATAATTACCTCTTTCAAAAGCTACTGCGCTCATTAGGTACAAACAGCGTTGACTGTAGTGCCCGTCTCTGACACGCTCCCACAGTGGTCGGTCTGGCCACAGTATTAGGTAGCGGAGCAATGACGAACCCCATCAGTGAGATTGAGGGTGCGGGTGCTATTTTAGTAACTGGTTCGAATCCGGCGGAAAACCACCCGATTATTGGCTACAGGATACGTAAAGC
This window harbors:
- a CDS encoding 4Fe-4S binding protein produces the protein MPQAAYQVRVGLTSCGVAAGAKAAYVALRADLGAVGIVPQGIGCIGMCYNEPLVEVITPQGERYVYGNVTAEDAKQIVREHVVKGVPIERLLVLRPGREDANSAFLQKQHHVLLKNFGIIDPEDIESYLQAEGYVALKKVLTTMSPTEVIAEIKVSGLRGRGGAGFPTHIKMTATRQAKGEKRYVVCNADEGDPGAFMDRSVLEGNPHALLEGMIIAAYAIGAEHGYIYVRAEYPMAVSRLKRAIEQAARKNILGANILGTGFNFKLEIFQGAGAFVCGEVSAMLRSIEGLRGWPKPLPRPSESGLWGMPTLANNVKTFAFIPEIINRGGEWFAGIGTKTSPGTAVFALAGQIKHTGLIEVPMGITLQEVIYDIGGGVAGGLAFKAVQIGGPSGGCLPKTRLDLKVDFDSLLGAGAMMGSGGMIVLDETSCMVDIAKYFVGFSVDESCGQCTPCREGTQQLLKILTDITNGKGSEEDLVLLEEMSKAISAGSICGLGRTAPNPVLSTLRYFRSEYEAHIKEEACPALHCKAFLAYYIDAEKCKACGMCLKECPEKAISGEKRVAHVIDQAKCTTCGLCFTVCPDKFKAVMRVTGQQKRELLKGAKR
- a CDS encoding NAD(P)H-dependent oxidoreductase subunit E is translated as MGKLDLGAIFSRYEGTRSDLIPILQDTQSLLGYLPVESLNEISNFLSVPVNEIYGVATFYSQFHFTRQGKNQVKVCYGTACHVKGAPRLIESFEQQLGIKCGTTSENYEHSLDKLACFGCCSLAPVAMVNEEIFAQLTPDKVSLLVDIKIRGGEGKSGLRGASR
- a CDS encoding (2Fe-2S)-binding protein; its protein translation is MVTLFIDKGKVTVPTGTTVLEAAQAAGSYIPTLCYHPDLSTFGGCRVCMVDVNGKFVEACRTPVEEGAVVVTDSPALMDLRRSLVEMVLINHNPDCQTCVRNNNCVLQEVTAYAGITKERMARLRRDTSKIPTDTTNPFFDFDYTRCVLCGICVRTCREINGSAAIDFANRSNATRISPLGGWPATESICESCGECMERCPTGALARKNNQVPAREVKTICPYCGTGCGVYLGVRGNKIVSTRGDRENPVNKGQLCIKGRFGYDFVGHPDRLKTPLIKKDGKFVEASWDEALTLIVDKIKEAQGRYGPEALGGLSSTRIANEDNYLFQKLLRSLGTNSVDCSARL